A region from the Dinoroseobacter shibae DFL 12 = DSM 16493 genome encodes:
- a CDS encoding extensin family protein, translating to MRAARIGMLGALVLALASPAAALDRSPHPTPRAEALILAQVGARLAPAPRAAPETATEPALGQAGGLRLSPHPAPRGAFVPRQVSREVTRPPGGPSKIGRICGSRKILGRTASSIPGTLPGCGVRNPVQVVEVSGVRLSTAATMTCETAEALRKWVDNGVKKSVRRTGGGVAELRVAAHYSCRTRNHKPGAKISEHGKGKAIDISAIVLKDGTVVTLQKGWNDRRYGKMLRQMHKRACGPFGTVLGPESDRFHRDHFHFDVARHRGGPYCR from the coding sequence ATGAGGGCGGCGCGGATCGGGATGCTGGGGGCGCTGGTGCTTGCGCTCGCCTCTCCCGCGGCCGCGCTCGACCGTTCGCCCCATCCAACGCCGCGGGCCGAAGCCCTGATCCTTGCCCAGGTGGGCGCGCGGCTTGCCCCCGCGCCCCGCGCGGCCCCCGAAACCGCCACCGAGCCTGCGCTGGGTCAGGCGGGGGGACTTCGTCTCTCTCCCCATCCCGCGCCGCGGGGGGCGTTCGTGCCGCGCCAGGTGTCGCGCGAAGTCACCCGTCCCCCGGGCGGGCCGTCGAAAATCGGTCGCATCTGCGGCAGCCGCAAGATCCTGGGACGCACGGCATCGTCGATCCCCGGCACCCTGCCCGGATGCGGGGTGCGCAATCCGGTGCAGGTGGTCGAGGTGTCCGGCGTGCGCCTGTCCACGGCGGCGACCATGACCTGCGAGACCGCCGAGGCCCTGCGCAAATGGGTGGATAACGGCGTCAAGAAATCCGTGCGGCGCACCGGTGGCGGGGTCGCGGAACTGCGCGTCGCGGCCCATTACAGCTGCCGCACCCGCAACCATAAGCCCGGCGCGAAGATCTCGGAGCATGGCAAGGGCAAGGCGATCGACATCTCGGCCATCGTGCTGAAGGACGGGACCGTGGTGACCTTGCAGAAGGGGTGGAACGACCGCCGCTACGGCAAGATGTTGCGCCAGATGCACAAGCGCGCCTGCGGGCCCTTCGGCACCGTGCTCGGCCCCGAAAGCGACCGGTTCCACAGGGATCATTTCCACTTCGACGTAGCCCGCCACCGGGGCGGCCCCTACTGCCGCTAG
- a CDS encoding prephenate/arogenate dehydrogenase family protein, with amino-acid sequence MSAVIYPKVALIGLGLIAGSMAHAMRRAGLAETITGYARSAETRKIAREINLVDEVCDSALEAARDADLVVLCVPVGVMGAVAAEIAPGLKPGAVVTDVGSVKAAVIEAVAPHIPEGVHFIPGHPLAGTEHSGPRSGFAELFDNRWCLLVPVEGSDPGEVARLTRYWEGLGSNVDVMDAEHHDLVLAVTSHAPHLIAYTMVGVADDLRRVTDSEVIKYSAAGFRDFTRIAASDPTMWRDVFLSNKAATLEILGRFTEELFALQRAIRTEDGDHLHDYFTRTRAIRRGIIDAGQDTDAPDFGRAVASKAKARTE; translated from the coding sequence ATGAGCGCCGTGATCTACCCGAAGGTCGCCCTGATCGGCCTGGGTCTCATCGCGGGGTCCATGGCCCACGCCATGCGCCGGGCAGGCCTCGCCGAGACCATCACCGGCTATGCCCGCAGTGCGGAGACCCGGAAAATCGCCCGGGAAATCAACCTGGTGGACGAGGTCTGCGACAGCGCGCTGGAGGCCGCCCGCGACGCCGATCTCGTGGTGCTCTGCGTGCCCGTGGGCGTCATGGGCGCGGTCGCCGCCGAGATCGCGCCGGGGCTGAAACCGGGCGCGGTGGTCACCGATGTGGGCTCGGTCAAGGCCGCGGTGATCGAGGCGGTCGCCCCCCACATCCCCGAGGGCGTGCATTTCATCCCCGGACACCCGCTCGCAGGCACGGAGCATTCCGGCCCCCGGTCGGGCTTTGCGGAGCTTTTCGACAACCGCTGGTGCCTCCTGGTGCCGGTCGAAGGGTCCGACCCCGGCGAGGTCGCGCGCCTCACCCGGTACTGGGAGGGGCTGGGCAGCAATGTCGACGTGATGGACGCCGAGCATCACGACCTCGTCCTCGCGGTCACGAGCCACGCGCCACATCTCATCGCCTATACGATGGTCGGTGTGGCCGACGACCTGCGTCGGGTGACCGACAGCGAGGTCATCAAGTATTCGGCGGCGGGGTTTCGGGACTTCACCCGGATCGCGGCCTCGGACCCGACCATGTGGCGCGACGTGTTCCTGAGCAACAAAGCCGCGACGCTGGAAATCCTCGGGCGGTTCACCGAGGAATTGTTCGCGCTGCAGCGCGCGATCCGCACCGAGGATGGCGACCACCTGCACGACTATTTCACCCGGACGCGCGCGATCCGGCGGGGCATCATCGACGCGGGCCAGGACACGGACGCGCCGGATTTCGGGCGTGCGGTGGCGTCGAAGGCCAAGGCGCGCACCGAATGA
- a CDS encoding gamma-glutamylcyclotransferase codes for MNTPLWVFGYGSLIWNPEFPVAEQQIARLDGWHRSFCMRSIHHRGTETDPGLVLALDAAGQGHCNGVAFRVAPGAEAQTMADLRERELVSSAYLEITSELILHDGRAVRAVTYVVDRDHVQYCGDLALEEQARIIARAVGGRGPNTEYLWNTEAHLREIGLHDPDLAWLAERVRELTDPV; via the coding sequence ATGAACACGCCCCTGTGGGTCTTCGGATACGGATCGCTGATCTGGAACCCGGAATTTCCCGTCGCCGAGCAGCAGATCGCCCGGCTGGACGGCTGGCACCGGTCGTTCTGCATGCGCTCTATCCACCACCGCGGGACCGAGACCGATCCGGGGCTGGTCCTGGCGCTGGACGCGGCGGGGCAGGGGCATTGCAACGGCGTCGCCTTCCGCGTGGCGCCGGGGGCCGAGGCGCAGACCATGGCGGATTTGCGAGAGCGGGAGCTGGTCTCGTCGGCCTATCTCGAGATCACCAGCGAGCTGATCCTCCATGACGGGCGCGCGGTGCGGGCGGTCACGTATGTGGTGGACCGCGATCACGTGCAGTATTGCGGCGACCTGGCCCTGGAGGAGCAGGCCCGCATCATCGCGCGCGCCGTGGGTGGGCGCGGGCCGAACACCGAGTACCTGTGGAATACCGAGGCGCATCTGCGCGAGATCGGGCTGCATGACCCGGATCTCGCCTGGCTGGCGGAGCGTGTGCGGGAGTTGACCGACCCGGTCTGA
- a CDS encoding class I SAM-dependent methyltransferase — protein MHLDVLDLRQFYYRTRLGRVAQGAIRDALLYHWPDAEGQTVVGFGFAVPLLRPYLTDARRVIGLMPGPQGVMHWPAGMPNISVLCDERSWPLETGGVDKLVLLHGLETSETPTDLLEECWRVLSPGGRAMFIVPNRAGLWARKDGTPFGYGRPYSLGQLEAQLTKHGFVNERHASALFTPPSEKRFWLRSTRMVEKTGQNLSAVLGGGVFLVEVSKQVFEPLKADRSKGLRRPLRVLEGIPAPGAKPV, from the coding sequence GTGCATCTCGACGTTCTGGATTTGCGGCAATTCTATTATCGCACCCGTCTCGGCCGCGTGGCGCAGGGTGCGATCCGCGATGCGTTGCTGTATCACTGGCCCGATGCCGAGGGGCAGACCGTGGTCGGCTTCGGCTTCGCCGTGCCGCTGTTGCGACCCTACCTGACCGATGCGCGGCGCGTGATCGGGCTGATGCCCGGGCCGCAGGGGGTGATGCATTGGCCGGCGGGAATGCCGAATATCTCGGTTCTGTGCGACGAACGCTCCTGGCCGCTTGAGACCGGCGGCGTGGACAAACTGGTTCTGCTGCATGGGCTGGAGACGTCCGAGACCCCCACGGATCTGCTGGAAGAATGCTGGCGGGTGCTGTCTCCGGGCGGGCGGGCGATGTTCATCGTGCCCAACCGCGCGGGGCTCTGGGCGCGCAAGGACGGCACGCCGTTCGGGTATGGCCGCCCCTACAGTCTCGGGCAACTTGAGGCGCAACTGACCAAGCACGGATTTGTCAACGAACGCCACGCCAGCGCGCTCTTCACCCCGCCGAGCGAGAAGCGCTTCTGGCTGCGATCCACGCGGATGGTCGAGAAAACCGGGCAGAACCTGTCGGCGGTGCTGGGCGGGGGGGTGTTCCTGGTGGAGGTGTCCAAGCAGGTGTTCGAGCCGCTGAAAGCCGACCGGTCCAAGGGACTGCGGCGGCCGTTGCGGGTGCTGGAGGGGATCCCCGCGCCGGGCGCGAAACCGGTCTGA
- the hisC gene encoding histidinol-phosphate transaminase, whose amino-acid sequence MTQITPQPGIMDIALYEGGASKVDGLDTVIKLSSNENPLGPSPAAIAAYKAAAGELHRYPSTDHAGLRGAIAEVYGLDPERIICGAGSDEIIAFLCQAYVGPGDEVIHTEHGFAMYRISTLAAGGTPVEVPERERVTDVDAILAGVTDRTRLVFIANPNNPTGTMIGGNALARLADGLPEGCLLVLDGAYAEYVPDYDAGKALVESRENVVMTRTFSKIYGLGALRVGWGYGPRHVIDVLNRVRGPFNLSTGALAAAEAAVRDRAYTETCRAENAKWRGWLASELAALGIPSDTSSANFVLARFASPEEAGACDDFLKARGIIVRRVSGYKLPAALRMTVGDAEGCRALVDAVAAFKAQAA is encoded by the coding sequence ATGACCCAGATCACCCCCCAGCCCGGCATCATGGACATCGCGCTCTACGAGGGTGGGGCGTCGAAAGTGGACGGTCTCGACACCGTCATCAAGCTCAGCTCGAACGAGAATCCGCTGGGCCCCAGCCCCGCCGCGATCGCCGCCTACAAGGCGGCTGCGGGGGAGTTGCACCGCTATCCCTCCACCGATCACGCGGGCCTGCGCGGCGCGATCGCCGAGGTCTATGGCCTTGATCCCGAACGGATAATCTGCGGCGCCGGGTCGGACGAGATCATCGCGTTCCTGTGCCAGGCCTATGTCGGGCCCGGCGACGAGGTGATCCATACCGAACACGGCTTTGCCATGTACCGCATCAGCACCCTGGCCGCCGGCGGCACCCCCGTCGAAGTGCCGGAACGGGAGCGCGTGACGGATGTGGACGCGATCCTCGCCGGGGTGACCGACCGCACCCGGCTGGTGTTCATCGCCAACCCCAACAACCCCACCGGCACCATGATCGGCGGCAACGCCTTGGCCCGTCTCGCGGACGGGTTGCCGGAGGGGTGCTTGCTGGTTCTGGACGGGGCTTACGCGGAATATGTGCCGGATTACGACGCCGGAAAGGCGCTGGTCGAGAGCCGCGAGAATGTGGTGATGACCCGAACGTTTTCAAAGATTTACGGGCTGGGTGCCCTGCGCGTCGGCTGGGGCTACGGGCCGCGCCACGTCATTGATGTGCTCAACCGCGTGCGGGGTCCGTTCAACCTGTCGACCGGGGCGCTGGCGGCGGCGGAGGCGGCCGTGCGGGACCGCGCCTATACCGAGACCTGCCGCGCCGAGAACGCCAAATGGCGCGGCTGGCTGGCCAGCGAACTGGCCGCTCTCGGCATCCCCTCGGATACCTCCTCGGCCAATTTCGTGCTGGCCCGTTTCGCCAGCCCGGAGGAGGCAGGCGCCTGCGACGACTTTCTCAAGGCGCGCGGGATCATCGTCCGGCGCGTTTCGGGCTACAAGCTGCCCGCCGCCCTGCGCATGACCGTGGGCGACGCGGAAGGCTGCCGCGCACTCGTGGACGCCGTCGCCGCCTTCAAGGCGCAGGCGGCATGA
- a CDS encoding peptidoglycan -binding protein, translated as MAFVRRFNQRATGNIWPGFVDAMTALLLVLFFVLTIFMVMQSVLSEQIEVKDDELDSLSLQLSDLADALGLERERTETLTETVGALSATLDDAEAQARAQETMIATLTAQVATAEAEIAERDARISGFEDRVAALLADNRSLGAQLAETGADRDALSAELAQVEAARDVALSEAEALNLALARLRTEVDAQQEAARLAAARSDALEALVADLRNDAAAQETRLSTLMAQLAAAEETDASLRADLADLEATLADREAALDQAELARLEGLARLEELRAQVVDQAAELDAVEAARLEELAAAEALRARLAESEGALSEAEAARLAEAAAAEALRARLQDADAELTAMTLALEARRQEAEDTLTKLAAAELAREALSGELAEARAQADTLDQRLTEAERDRLLLGLAQEQLRRVEAQSAQDARRVAVLNEQVAALRTQLNSLQGLLDEASARDAEAQVQIEALGTELNTALARVAAEQRARADLEEAERRRLEAEAQDLARYRSEFFGELRDLLGGQEGVRIEGDRFVFSSSVLFDTGEVALSPQGQAEVAKVAGILRSVADRIPEGIDWVLRVDGHTDNVPVTGGGKYADNWELSQGRALSVARFLIEDQGIPPDRLAPTGFGEYQPVSLEDTPEGRALNRRIELKFTEK; from the coding sequence ATGGCGTTTGTGCGACGCTTCAACCAGCGCGCGACGGGCAATATCTGGCCCGGCTTCGTCGATGCGATGACGGCGCTGCTGCTGGTGCTGTTCTTCGTGCTGACGATCTTCATGGTGATGCAATCGGTGCTGAGTGAGCAGATCGAGGTCAAGGATGACGAGCTCGACAGCCTGAGCCTGCAACTGTCGGACCTCGCCGATGCGCTGGGGTTGGAGCGGGAGCGGACCGAGACCCTGACCGAGACCGTGGGCGCCTTGTCGGCCACGCTCGACGATGCCGAAGCCCAGGCCCGGGCGCAGGAAACGATGATCGCCACGCTCACCGCGCAGGTCGCCACCGCCGAGGCGGAGATCGCCGAGCGCGACGCGCGGATTTCGGGGTTCGAGGACCGGGTGGCGGCCCTGCTGGCGGACAATCGCAGTCTCGGCGCGCAACTGGCAGAGACCGGCGCGGATCGCGATGCGCTTTCGGCGGAACTGGCGCAGGTGGAGGCCGCGCGCGATGTGGCCCTAAGCGAGGCGGAGGCGCTGAACCTCGCGCTCGCGCGGCTGCGCACGGAAGTGGACGCGCAACAGGAGGCTGCCCGCCTTGCTGCCGCCCGCTCCGACGCGCTGGAGGCGCTGGTGGCGGATCTGCGCAACGACGCGGCGGCACAGGAGACCCGGCTGAGCACCCTGATGGCGCAGCTGGCGGCGGCTGAAGAGACCGACGCCAGCCTGCGCGCGGACCTCGCGGACCTGGAAGCGACCCTCGCGGACCGGGAGGCCGCGCTCGACCAGGCGGAGCTCGCCCGTCTCGAAGGCCTGGCCCGGCTCGAAGAGTTGCGCGCGCAGGTCGTGGACCAGGCAGCCGAGCTCGACGCGGTCGAGGCGGCGCGTCTCGAAGAACTGGCCGCGGCGGAGGCCCTGCGCGCCCGGCTGGCCGAAAGCGAAGGCGCGCTGTCGGAGGCCGAAGCGGCTCGCCTGGCGGAGGCGGCGGCGGCCGAGGCCCTGCGCGCGCGGCTGCAAGACGCGGATGCGGAGCTGACCGCCATGACACTGGCGCTGGAGGCGCGGCGGCAGGAGGCGGAGGATACGCTGACCAAGCTGGCCGCAGCGGAACTCGCACGCGAGGCGCTGTCGGGCGAGTTGGCGGAGGCGCGGGCACAGGCCGACACGTTGGATCAGCGGCTGACCGAAGCCGAGCGCGACCGGCTGTTGCTGGGCCTGGCGCAGGAGCAGTTGCGCCGGGTGGAGGCCCAGTCGGCGCAGGACGCGCGCCGGGTCGCCGTGCTCAACGAGCAGGTCGCCGCCCTGCGTACCCAGCTCAACAGTCTGCAGGGGCTTCTTGACGAGGCGAGTGCGCGCGATGCCGAAGCGCAGGTACAGATCGAGGCGCTGGGGACGGAGCTGAACACCGCCCTGGCCCGGGTCGCCGCCGAACAACGCGCCCGCGCCGACCTGGAGGAGGCCGAGCGGCGGCGGCTGGAGGCCGAGGCGCAGGATCTCGCGCGCTATCGCTCGGAGTTTTTTGGCGAGTTGCGTGATCTGCTCGGCGGTCAGGAGGGCGTCCGGATCGAAGGCGACCGGTTCGTGTTCTCGTCCTCGGTGCTGTTCGACACGGGCGAAGTGGCGCTTTCGCCCCAGGGGCAGGCGGAGGTTGCGAAGGTCGCGGGCATCCTGCGCAGCGTGGCGGACCGCATCCCCGAAGGCATCGACTGGGTGCTGCGTGTGGACGGGCACACCGACAACGTGCCGGTGACGGGCGGTGGCAAATACGCCGATAACTGGGAACTGAGCCAGGGCAGGGCGCTGTCGGTCGCGCGGTTCCTGATTGAGGACCAGGGCATCCCGCCTGACCGGCTCGCGCCCACCGGGTTCGGCGAGTACCAGCCCGTGAGCTTGGAGGATACGCCGGAGGGCCGGGCGCTCAACCGCCGAATCGAGTTGAAGTTCACCGAGAAATGA
- a CDS encoding DUF2125 domain-containing protein, with the protein MKWLLGITVTAALAWCAYWYLGASALERNLTAWFEDRRAEGWQVEYSDLSVRGFPNRFDTELTDPAFADPETGLAWQAPFFQLLALSYQPNKVIAVFPNTQEILTPFGRTQLDSTQMRGSLHLGAAAGMPLRSAVFVADAPEFTAGEARLRAQTLRLAMRETEGTDLTYDIGLEALSLAPPVALKRRLDPGDLLPPALETLRLDAVIRFDQEWDLRALEDRRPQPTAITLNEARAAWGPLGLRAAGALDIDAQGRGTGEITIKATNWEEILRLAERSGLVPPAVLPLLETGLRALAGLSGPETSIDVPLTFRDGQMRLGFLNLGQGPRFRLR; encoded by the coding sequence ATGAAATGGCTGCTTGGGATCACCGTGACCGCGGCGCTGGCCTGGTGTGCCTACTGGTATCTGGGCGCCTCCGCGCTGGAACGCAACCTGACCGCCTGGTTTGAGGACCGGCGCGCCGAGGGCTGGCAGGTGGAGTATTCCGACCTGTCCGTGCGCGGCTTTCCCAACCGGTTCGACACCGAACTGACCGACCCGGCCTTCGCGGACCCCGAGACCGGGCTGGCGTGGCAGGCGCCGTTCTTCCAACTTCTGGCGCTCAGCTATCAGCCGAACAAGGTGATCGCGGTCTTTCCCAACACCCAGGAGATCCTGACACCGTTCGGGCGCACGCAGCTCGACAGCACCCAGATGCGCGGATCGCTGCATCTCGGGGCGGCGGCGGGCATGCCCCTGCGCAGCGCGGTCTTCGTGGCCGACGCGCCGGAGTTCACCGCCGGGGAGGCCCGGCTGCGGGCGCAGACCCTGCGTCTGGCCATGCGCGAGACCGAGGGCACCGATCTGACCTATGACATCGGGCTGGAGGCGCTGAGCCTCGCCCCGCCCGTGGCCCTCAAACGGCGCCTCGATCCGGGTGATCTGCTGCCCCCCGCGCTGGAGACCTTGCGCCTCGACGCGGTGATCCGCTTCGACCAGGAATGGGATCTGCGCGCGCTAGAAGACCGCCGCCCGCAACCCACCGCCATCACCCTCAACGAGGCGCGCGCGGCCTGGGGCCCGCTGGGCCTGCGGGCGGCGGGCGCGCTCGACATCGACGCGCAAGGCCGCGGCACGGGGGAGATCACGATCAAGGCCACCAACTGGGAAGAGATCCTGCGTCTCGCCGAACGCTCCGGGCTGGTGCCGCCCGCGGTCCTGCCCCTGCTGGAGACCGGGTTGCGGGCGCTGGCGGGCCTGTCGGGGCCCGAGACCTCGATCGACGTGCCGCTGACCTTCCGCGACGGGCAGATGCGGTTGGGCTTTCTCAACCTGGGCCAGGGGCCGCGTTTCCGGCTGCGCTAG
- the clpA gene encoding ATP-dependent Clp protease ATP-binding subunit ClpA, with protein MPSFSNTLEQAIHTALAQANARRHELATLEHLLLALIDEPDAAKVMKACNVDLDALRQTLEAFIEEDLATLATDVEGSEAVPTAAFQRVIQRAAIHVQSSGRQEVTGANVLVAIFAERESNAAYFLQEQDMTRYDAVNFIAHGVAKNPSFGESRPVSGASDMEEEASASTDQGGDEKESALAKYCVDLNAKSRKGDVDPLIGRDSEVERCIQVLCRRRKNNPLLVGDPGVGKTAIAEGLARKIVQGETPEVLRGATIYSLDMGALLAGTRYRGDFEERLKAVVTELEDHPDAVLFIDEIHTVIGAGATSGGAMDASNLLKPALQGGKLRCMGSTTYKEFRQHFEKDRALSRRFQKIDVTEPSVEDTVKILKGLKPYFEDHHAIKYTSDAIKTAVELSARYINDRKLPDKAIDVIDEAGAAQHLVAESKRRKTIGAKEIEAVVAKIARIPPKNVSKDDAEVLKDLEVSLKRVVFGQDNAIEALSSAIKLARAGLREPEKPIGNYLFAGPTGVGKTEVAKQLSSTLGVELLRFDMSEYMEKHAVSRLIGAPPGYVGFDQGGLLTDGVDQHPHCVLLLDEIEKAHPDVYNILLQVMDHGTLTDHNGRTVDFRNVILIMTSNAGAAEQAKAAIGFGRDRREGEDTAAIERTFTPEFRNRLDAVISFAPLGKEIIMQVVEKFVLQLEAQLLDRNVTIELSEEAATLLGDMGYDDKMGARPLGRVIQEQIKKPLAEELLFGKLAKGGIVKVGVKDGKIDLQIAPIGAPRISSKKPPLLTAD; from the coding sequence GTGCCTTCGTTTTCGAATACGCTAGAACAGGCCATCCACACCGCGCTCGCCCAGGCCAATGCGCGTCGTCATGAACTGGCGACGCTTGAGCATCTGCTTTTGGCGCTGATCGACGAGCCGGACGCGGCCAAGGTCATGAAAGCCTGCAATGTCGACCTGGACGCCCTGCGCCAGACCCTCGAGGCTTTCATCGAGGAAGATCTCGCAACGCTCGCCACGGATGTTGAGGGGTCCGAAGCCGTGCCCACCGCTGCGTTCCAGCGGGTGATCCAGCGCGCCGCGATCCATGTGCAGTCCTCGGGCCGCCAGGAAGTGACCGGCGCCAATGTGCTGGTCGCGATCTTCGCGGAACGCGAGTCCAATGCCGCGTATTTCCTGCAGGAACAGGACATGACCCGGTATGACGCGGTGAATTTCATCGCCCATGGCGTGGCCAAGAACCCCAGTTTCGGCGAATCCCGGCCCGTGTCGGGCGCGTCGGACATGGAAGAAGAGGCCAGCGCCAGCACCGATCAGGGCGGGGACGAGAAGGAGTCCGCGCTTGCAAAGTACTGCGTGGACCTGAACGCCAAATCGCGCAAGGGTGACGTCGACCCGCTTATCGGGCGCGACAGCGAGGTGGAGCGCTGTATCCAGGTGTTGTGCCGTCGGCGCAAGAATAACCCGCTTCTGGTGGGCGATCCCGGCGTGGGCAAGACCGCCATCGCCGAGGGCCTGGCGCGCAAGATCGTGCAGGGCGAAACGCCCGAGGTGCTGCGCGGTGCCACCATCTACAGCCTGGACATGGGGGCGCTGCTGGCGGGCACCCGCTATCGCGGCGATTTCGAAGAGCGGTTGAAGGCCGTTGTTACCGAACTTGAAGACCACCCGGATGCGGTACTCTTCATCGACGAGATCCACACGGTGATCGGGGCCGGGGCAACATCCGGCGGGGCGATGGACGCCTCCAACCTGCTCAAGCCCGCGTTGCAGGGCGGCAAGCTGCGCTGCATGGGCTCGACCACCTACAAGGAGTTCCGTCAGCATTTCGAGAAGGATCGCGCGCTGAGCCGCCGGTTCCAGAAGATCGACGTGACCGAGCCCTCGGTCGAGGACACGGTGAAGATCCTCAAGGGCCTCAAGCCCTATTTCGAGGATCACCATGCGATCAAGTACACCTCCGACGCGATCAAGACCGCGGTGGAGCTGTCGGCGCGCTATATCAACGACCGGAAACTGCCGGACAAGGCCATCGACGTGATCGACGAGGCCGGGGCCGCGCAGCACCTGGTGGCCGAATCCAAGCGCCGCAAGACCATCGGCGCCAAGGAAATCGAGGCCGTGGTGGCCAAGATCGCCCGCATCCCGCCGAAAAACGTCTCCAAGGACGATGCGGAGGTGCTGAAGGATCTCGAGGTCTCGCTCAAGCGCGTGGTCTTCGGCCAGGACAATGCGATCGAGGCGCTCAGCTCCGCGATCAAGCTGGCCCGCGCGGGCCTGCGCGAGCCGGAAAAGCCCATCGGCAACTACCTCTTCGCGGGCCCCACGGGTGTCGGCAAGACCGAGGTGGCCAAGCAGCTCTCCAGTACGCTGGGGGTGGAGCTTTTGCGGTTCGACATGTCGGAATACATGGAGAAACACGCGGTCTCGCGCCTGATCGGTGCACCTCCGGGCTATGTCGGGTTCGACCAGGGCGGTCTTCTGACCGACGGGGTCGACCAGCACCCGCATTGCGTGCTCCTGCTCGACGAGATCGAGAAGGCGCACCCGGATGTCTACAACATCCTGCTGCAGGTGATGGATCACGGCACGCTCACCGACCATAACGGGCGGACCGTGGATTTCCGTAACGTGATCCTGATCATGACCTCCAACGCGGGGGCCGCGGAACAGGCCAAGGCCGCCATCGGCTTCGGGCGCGACCGGCGCGAGGGCGAGGATACCGCCGCGATCGAGCGGACCTTCACGCCCGAGTTCCGCAACCGCCTGGACGCAGTGATCAGCTTCGCGCCGCTCGGCAAGGAGATCATCATGCAGGTCGTCGAAAAGTTCGTGCTCCAGCTCGAAGCACAACTGCTGGACCGCAACGTCACCATCGAGCTGAGCGAGGAAGCGGCGACGCTGCTCGGCGACATGGGTTACGACGACAAGATGGGCGCCCGCCCCCTGGGCCGCGTGATCCAAGAGCAGATCAAGAAGCCGCTGGCGGAAGAGTTGCTCTTCGGCAAGCTGGCCAAGGGCGGCATCGTCAAGGTCGGCGTGAAGGACGGCAAGATCGATCTGCAGATCGCGCCGATCGGCGCACCCCGGATCTCCAGCAAGAAGCCCCCGCTTCTGACCGCGGACTGA